From Nocardia sp. NBC_00416:
CCGCTCATCCAGATCATCGATGAGTTGCGCGATGTATCGCGCACCGCGAGCCGCAACGATCTGCGTGGCCGCCTCGGGATGGTCCGGGCCCGGGTCGCCGATACCCGGGTGCGGCTGGTGGTGGTCGGCCCGCCGAAGAGCGGGATGAGCACACTGGTCAACACGATGGCGGGGGCGCCGATCAGCGCCACCGACAGCCCGATCAGTGTGCCGGCGATCGTCGAGTACGGTCCGGAGGCCACCGCCACGCTGATCCGCCGTGAAGGCGGCGGGCGGATCCGGCGCCAGCCCGTCGACCCGCTCAACCCGGCTCCGGCGCTCATGGCCAAGGGCGTGATCCGGGCCGATTTCACTCAGCCCAGTTCGCTGCTGGCCGAGGGGATCGTACTGATGGACGCCCCGGGCGCGGCAGTACAGGATCGCAGCACCTGGTCGATGATCGCCGCCGCCGACGCGGTGCTGTACGTGAGCGACGCGAACACCGAGTACACGCGGGAGCAGATCGAGCATCTGCGCCGGATCGGACAGGTCTGTCCCACGGTGATCTGCGTCCTCAACAAGATCGACCGCAATCCGCACTGGGCGCATGTGCAGGAACGCAACCGGGAGCTGCTCGACGTCGCCGGGCTGGGCTACGCGGTGGCGCCGGTATCGGCGGAGATCCATCATCAGGCGCAGCAGTCGGGTAATCAGCAGCGGGCGATCGAATCCGGCCTGCCGCAACTGGTCGACCATCTGCGCGACTATGTGGTGGCCCACGCGGACGAGGTGGCGGTGAAGTCCGCGGTGCGCGATATCCAGTTGGTCGGTGACCATCTCGGTGTCGCGCTGCGCACCGAGGCCGACGCATTGCGTGACCCCCGTCGCCGGGCCCATGTCACCCAGCAGCTGGCCATCGCGCGCGATCAGGCCGATCAGCTCCGGCAGCGCACCGCCACCTGGCAGATCACCCTCGCCGACGGCAGCGCCGAGCTGATGGCCGATATCGAACACGATCTGCGGCACCGGCTGCGCATTCTGGTGCGCGAGGCCGAGACCGAGATCTCGCGCACCGACCCGGCGCCCCGCTGGACCCGGTTCGGCACCGATCTCGAGGCCAGGATCGCCGGAGCCGTCGCCGAGAACTTCGAAACCGCGAACTACCGTGCCGAGGAACTCGGAGAACAGGTGGCCGCGCGGTTCCCCGCCGACCACCGTCACCCAGATCTGCCCGATATCCGTCCGCAGTACCCGGCCGAGCTCTTGGAGGACGTGGCATCGCTGGAACCGCTGCAGAGCGCGAAAGGCGGGTTCATCGATCAGTTCCTGTCCGCCCTGCGCGGTTCCTACGGCGGCATTCTGATGGTCGGCGTCGCCACCAGCCTGCTCAAGATGCCGCTGGTGAACTGGTATTCGATCAGCGCGGGCATTCTGCTCGGTGTGCACGCCCTGTGGGAGGGCAGGCGGGCGCGCCGGCAGCGCCGGCAGGCCGAGGCCAAGGTCGCGGTGTCGCGGTTCATCGACGATGTGGTGTTCCAGGTCGGCAAGGAGTCGCGCACCCGGTTGCGCGAGGTGCAGCGCGTGCTGCGCGACCATTTCACCGATATCGCCACCGACGCGCTTCGCGCCGCGGACGAGGCGCTCCGGGTCGCCGAGGAGGCGGGCGCCCAGTACGGCGACCGCGGCACCGAACGGCTCGCTCGGCTGGACAGCGAGATGGGCAAGCTCCGCGACCTCCGGCAGCAGGCCGACGGTATCGCCGCCGCCTAGCGATGCCGATCAGCTCACCGAGCTCCGCGCGGTTCACGCCGCCGCCGCCGGAGGCCGGTCGGCAGGCAAGACCGTCCTGGTTCCCGGCTAGCGGCGGGGTCGGCTGCGCCACGGGGTGCCGCGGCTCTGGCTGTGGGCGGGACGGAATGTCCCGGCCGGTTGGGTGCCCTCGGCCCGGATCAGGTGGGTGACGGCGTTGATCAGCGCCAAGTGGGTGAACGCCTGCGGGTAATTGCCCAGGTGGCGTCCGGTGTGCGGGTCGATCTCCTCGGCGTAGAGCTTGAGTGGGCTGGCGTGGTTGAGCAGTCGTTCGCACAGTCGGCGGGCCCGAGTTATCTCGCCGATCTCCACCAGCGCCGACACCAGCCAGAACGAACAGATGGTGAAGGCGCCCTCGGTGCCGGACTGGCCGTCATCTGTGGTCTCGGTGCGGTAGCGCAGAACCAGGTCGTTCTCGGAGAGTTCGTCGGCGACGGCGAGCACGGTCGCGCGCACCCGGGGATCGTCGGGCGGCAGGAACCGGAAGAGCACCACCAGCAGTAGGGACGCGTCGAGGGAGGTTCCGCCGTACACCTGGGTGAAGCGGCCGCGCTCGTCCACACCGTGGGCGAGCACATCGGCGTGGATCTCGGCGGCGATCCGGTGCCACTCCGCGGAGATATGGGTCTGGCCGTGTAGTTCGGCGATTTTGGCGCCGCGGTCCAGTGCCACCCAGCACATGACCTTCGAGGAGGTGAAATGCTGCGGCTCGCCGCGCACCTCCCAGAGGCTGCGGTCGGGTTCGCGCCAGTGCGCGATGGCGGCGTCGACCTGGCGTTCCAGCATGGGCCAGAGTGTCTCCGGGACGTGCTGACGCGATTTCACATGCAGATAGACCGCGTCCAGCATGGTGCCCCAGATATCGTGCTGTTCCTGGTTGTAGGCGTCGTTGCCGATCCGCACCGGCCGCGCGTTGCCGTAGCCGGACAGATGATCGAGGGTGCTCTCGGTGAGGGTGCGTTCCCCGCCGATTCCGTACAACACCTGCAGCGGCACCGGCTCGTCGTCCGGGCCGGTCGTGGCGTCGTGCAGGAAGGCGAAGAAATCGTCGGCTTCGCGGTCCAGGCCCAGGGTGTAGAGGCCCCAGAGGGCGAAACTGGCGTCCCGCACCCAGGAGTACCGGTAGTCCCAGTTGCGCTGCCCTCCCGGCGATTCGGGCAGTGAGGTGGTGCCCGCTGCCATCAGCGCACCGGTCGGCGCGTAGGTGAGGCCTTTGAGGGTGAGCGCGCTGCGCTGCAGATAACGGCGCCAGGGGTGGTCGGGAAAATCGCCGAGCGTGATCCACTGCCGCCAGCATTCGACGGTGGTCCACATCTTGTCGGCGGCTTCGTCGAAGGTGCGCGGTGCGGGCAGTTCCGACCAGGTGAGCGCCACATAGGCGCAGTCGCCCTCGCTCATCCGGGTGCGGGCGCGCGCTTCGCGTCCTTCGAGACCGAGCCGGAGGTCGGTGGTGAGCACCAGGGTGGGCCCGACCGTCGGGTCGACCGCGCAGACCGCCGAGGCCTCCTCGTACACCTTGCCCGTGTACTCCCAGCGTGCCGTCGCCCGGTGGTAGTCGAACGAGGGTTCGCAGCTCAACTCGAGTTCGACGGTGCCGCTCACGCATTTGACCGTGCGCAGCAGCATATGCCCGGCATCCCAGTCGGTCGGGGTGCGCCGATGCGTGCGGCTGCGCTGTTCGGTGTTGTGCCACGGTCCGAGCACCAGGGCGTCCCGGACGATCAGCCAGCCGGTCTCGGTCTGCCAGGTGGTTTCCAGGATCATCCCCCCGGGCAGGTAGCGGCGGGCGGCGGGGACGCTGCGACCGTAGGGGCCCAGTCGGAAATGGCCGGCGCTGCGGTCCAGGACGGCGCCGAACACGCTCGGCGAGTCGGGGCGCGGAACGCACATCCACTCCACCGAGCCGTTGCTGGCGATCAGGCAGGTGGTTTCGCAGTCGGACAGGAACGCGTAGTCGTCGATGGCCGGAAAGTTGCTCTCCGGCAGCTTCTTCTCCGGCGTGGGAGCGGCCGGGGAGGGGCCCGGCGCTCCGTTCGCGGGTCGTGCTCGCTCGGGACTCGGCATACCCCATGATGTGTCGCCGGGCCCCGAGTCGTCCACCGCCGGTCAGTCGGCGCGGCGGATCCGGGCCAGCCAGGCGGCGAGTTCGACCTTGCCCGATTCGTCGGGCGTGAGGTCGGCGGCGCTGTCGGCGACGACCTCGGTGATCCGCCCGTAGTAGTGGTCGGGTCGCAGCTCCTCGACGTCCCAGCCGGGACCGGCGAAGGCCGCGCGGATCATGTCGGCGCCGATCCGCGGCCCGAAACCGGCCTCGCTGTCGGAGAGCGCGAGAATATGCACGTGACCGCCCGGTTCGCACAGTTCGTGCAGCGTGCGCACATAGGCGGCCCTGGCTTCGGGGGCCTCCACGAAGACATGGAACAGCGCGCTGTCGACGATCGTGTCGAAGGCGCCCAGCGGGTTGTCGCCGGACTCGGCGAGGGCGACCATATCGACCACCTCGAACCGCGCGTTCGGGACGCCCTTGGCGGCGGCGTTGCGGCGGGCGTAGGCGACGGCGCTCGGTGCGAGATCGACACCGAGCACGTCGTAGCCGAGAGCGGTGAGCGCGATGGTGTGCTCCCCGGCGCCCGTCCCGGGGTCCAGCACCCGGCCCCGGATCCGGCCGGAGCGTTCCAGTTCGACGATCGCCGGCTGGGGTTCGCCGATGATCCACGGTGCGGTGTCGTTGTCGTAGGCGGAGTTCCATACCTCGGGTGCCTGTGTCATGCCACCAGCCTGCAACCTGTAGCTCGGTTGAGGTCAAGACGGGTCGGGGTGGCCGCCGTGCGGTGTTCTACGCTGGTCGCCGTGGAGCGTATTGCCGACTGGTGGGACGGGTTCGAGCTATGGGTGGCGGGTCTGCCGTTCATACCCCAGTTCCTCGTGGTGCTGGTCGGTATGGTGCCGATCAGTTTCGGTATCGCCTACCTCATCGATCGGGCCCTGCACGCGGCGGGCGCGGCACTGGGCCGCAATGACACCGGTGATGACTCCGACACCGGAAACGAGGTGTGTTGATGCCGCGCTCACGGGTGCAGATCGCGCTGGTGGCCCTGCTGGTCCTGGTGATCGTCGCCTGGCTGTTCACCCGGTGACCGGGGAGGCCGTTCGCGCTGGTCGTGGCGGGCGACCCTAGACTTGCCCGGGTTCTGCGCAGAAAGGTCCACCATGCGACGTACCAGCCGACCGGCCGGACGCCACCGCCTGCTCGCCGCACTGGCGGTGTTGCCGGTGCTGCTGGCGGGCTGCGCGGGTGGATCCAGTGACGATGTCGGCGGCGGCGGAGCCGACGGCAGCGGCGGCACGGTCGACCTGTACGCCTACGCGATCCCCAAGCCCGGCTACGACGAGGTCGTCCCGCTGTTCAACGAGACCGAGCTGGGGGAGGGCGTCGAGGTTCGCCAGTCCTACGGCGCGTCGGGGGACCAGTCCCGCAAGATCGCGCGGGGCGCCCCCGCCGACGTGGTGAGCTTCTCCCTCGAACCCGATATCACCCGCCTGGTCGACGCGGGACTGGTGGATCCGGACTGGAACGCCGACGCCACCCGGGGTGTCCCGTTCGGGTCGGTGGTCTCGCTGGTGGTGCGGCCCGGAAACCCCAAAGGGATCCACGGCTGGGACGATCTGCTGCGTCCCGACGTCGAAGTGGTCACTCCGAACCCTTTCAGTTCCGGTTCCGCGAAATGGAATCTGCTGGCCCCTTATGCCGCGGCGAGCGAGGGCGGGCGCAACCCGCAGGCCGGCGTGGACTACCTGAATCAGATGCTGACCCGGGTGCGGGTCCAGCCGAAATCCGGCCGGGAAGCCACCGAGGCCTTTTTGCAGGGCACCGGTGACGTGCTGATCAGCTATGAGAACGAGGCGCTGTTCGCGGAGCGGCACGGTGACCCGGTCGAGCACATCGTGCCGGATACGACCTTCAAGATCGATAATCCGGTCGCGGTGCTCGAACACGCCCAGCATCCGGAGAAGGCCGTGGCCTTCCGCGATTTTCTCTACACCCCGCAGGCGCAGCGGGCCTGGGCCGAGGCCGGTTTCCGGCCGGTCGATCCAGGGGTGGCCGCCGAGTACACCGAGGTCTTCCCGCAGCCGCCGACCCTCTACACCATCGCCGACCTGGGCGGCTGGGAGACGGTGGAGTCCGAACTGTTCGCTCCCGAGTCCGGCACGATCGCCGTCGCCTACGAGAACGCGACCGAGTAGCCGGGTGACCCGGCCCACACGCGATACTCGATACTCGTGACCGTACGCAGCCCCGCCACCGAACCCGCGCCCGCCGGTTCCGTCGACCAGGACAAATCTCCCCGTCGACCACTGCGGTCCTGGCTCCGGTTCACCGGTTCGGTCGGCCCACTCGCCATCGCCACCGCCATGCTCTGGCTCAGCGTGATCGTCCTGCTGCCGCTGGCAGCGCTCACCGTCAGCGCGTTCGACGACGGCTGGTCCGGCTTCTGGGGCGCGGTCACCGATCCGATGGCGCTGGCGGCGCTGCGGGTGACCGTGGTCGTTTCGGTGGTGGTGGCCCTGGTCAATGTGGTCATGGGCACGCTGATCGCCTGGGTTCTGGTACGCGACGACTTCCCGGGCAAGGGCTTGGTGAACGCGCTCATCGATCTGCCGTTCGCGCTGCCCACGATCGTCGCCAGCATCGTGTTGCTGGCGCTCTACGGGCCGCGCAGTCGGTCGACATCCACCTCAACGCGACCCGGCCCGGACTGGTGGTGGCGCTGGCCTTCGTCACGCTGCCGTTCGTGGTGCGGTCGGTGCAGCCGGTGCTCATCGAAGCCGACCGTGAGGTGGAACAGGCGGCGCTGTCGTTGGGCGCAGACAACTGGACGACCTTCCGGCGCATCGTGCTGCCGACCCTGGCGCCCGCGATCATCAGCGGCGGCGGCCTCGCTTTCGCGCGCGCGATCGGCGAATTCGGCTCGGTGGTGCTGATCGGCGGCAATATCCCGGGCGAAACCCAGGTGGCCTCGCAGTACATCCAACAGCAGATCGAGATCGACCGGCCGGTGAACGCGGCGGCGGTATCGGTGGCGTTGCTGGTGATCGCCTTCGTCGCGCTGCTGGTGCTGCGAGTGTTCGCCGAGCGTACGGCGCGCAAGGAGCGGGAGGCCCGATGAAACTGTCCACACCGAGCCGGATCACATTACGCGTGGTCGCGCTCGGCTATCTGCTCGTCCTGCTCGTCCTGCCGCTCGGCATCATCCTGTACCGCGCGTTCGAGCACGGAATCGGCGCGTTCATCGACCAGATCAGCACCCCCGCCGCGATCTCGGCCTTCAACCTGTCCATGCTCATCTTGATCATCGTGGTGCCGGTGAACGTGGTCCTCGGCGTGGTGATCGCGCTGGCGCTGGTCCGCGGTAGCTTCCCCGGGCGGCGATTGCTGCAGGGCATCGTGGATCTGCCCTTCGCGGTGTCGCCCGTGGTGGTCGGCGTCGCGCTGATCATGCTGTGGGGGGTGGGCGGCTGGCTCGGCGTGGTCACCGACTGGGGTTTCCGGGTGATCTTCGCGCTGCCGGGCATGGTGCTGGCGACCATCTTCGTGACGATGCCGTTCGTGGTCCGCGAGGTGGAACCGGTCCTGCACGAGATCGGCGACGACCAGGAACAGGCGGCCGCGACCCTGGGCGCCTCGCGCTGGCAGACCTTCTGGCGGATCACCGTCCCCGCGATCCGCTGGGGTCTCACCTACGGCGTGGTGCTCACGGTGGCCCGCGCACTGGGCGAGTTCGGTGCGGTGATCATGGTGTCGTCCGGGTTCCCCGGGGTATCGCAGACGCTCACGCTGCTGGTGCACGAGCGCTATATCAACGACCACAACGATTTCGGCGCGTACTGCGCCGCCACCCTGCTGATGGGCCTCGCGCTCATCACCCTGCTGTTGATGACCCTCCTGGAACGCAGACGGGATGTGTCGTGATGCGATCCTGCGGTGTCTCCGCCTTCGCTGCGGTCTCGGTGGGCCGCATGCACCAGATTCGAAAGAGCCATCTTTGACTGTGTACGCCGGAGGCCGCCCGTGATCACCGTGACCAATGCGCGCAAGAACTACGGTTCCTTCGCCGCTCTCGACGATGTCAGCCTGGATATCCCGTCGGGGGAGCTGACCGCGCTGCTCGGACCTTCCGGTTCCGGGAAATCGACACTGCTGCGCTCCATCGCCGGGCTGGAGAACCTCGATTCGGGCGTGGTCACCAT
This genomic window contains:
- a CDS encoding glycoside hydrolase family 15 protein, translated to MPSPERARPANGAPGPSPAAPTPEKKLPESNFPAIDDYAFLSDCETTCLIASNGSVEWMCVPRPDSPSVFGAVLDRSAGHFRLGPYGRSVPAARRYLPGGMILETTWQTETGWLIVRDALVLGPWHNTEQRSRTHRRTPTDWDAGHMLLRTVKCVSGTVELELSCEPSFDYHRATARWEYTGKVYEEASAVCAVDPTVGPTLVLTTDLRLGLEGREARARTRMSEGDCAYVALTWSELPAPRTFDEAADKMWTTVECWRQWITLGDFPDHPWRRYLQRSALTLKGLTYAPTGALMAAGTTSLPESPGGQRNWDYRYSWVRDASFALWGLYTLGLDREADDFFAFLHDATTGPDDEPVPLQVLYGIGGERTLTESTLDHLSGYGNARPVRIGNDAYNQEQHDIWGTMLDAVYLHVKSRQHVPETLWPMLERQVDAAIAHWREPDRSLWEVRGEPQHFTSSKVMCWVALDRGAKIAELHGQTHISAEWHRIAAEIHADVLAHGVDERGRFTQVYGGTSLDASLLLVVLFRFLPPDDPRVRATVLAVADELSENDLVLRYRTETTDDGQSGTEGAFTICSFWLVSALVEIGEITRARRLCERLLNHASPLKLYAEEIDPHTGRHLGNYPQAFTHLALINAVTHLIRAEGTQPAGTFRPAHSQSRGTPWRSRPRR
- a CDS encoding dynamin family protein, with amino-acid sequence MSAVAGARAATVKNPDVMAPLIQIIDELRDVSRTASRNDLRGRLGMVRARVADTRVRLVVVGPPKSGMSTLVNTMAGAPISATDSPISVPAIVEYGPEATATLIRREGGGRIRRQPVDPLNPAPALMAKGVIRADFTQPSSLLAEGIVLMDAPGAAVQDRSTWSMIAAADAVLYVSDANTEYTREQIEHLRRIGQVCPTVICVLNKIDRNPHWAHVQERNRELLDVAGLGYAVAPVSAEIHHQAQQSGNQQRAIESGLPQLVDHLRDYVVAHADEVAVKSAVRDIQLVGDHLGVALRTEADALRDPRRRAHVTQQLAIARDQADQLRQRTATWQITLADGSAELMADIEHDLRHRLRILVREAETEISRTDPAPRWTRFGTDLEARIAGAVAENFETANYRAEELGEQVAARFPADHRHPDLPDIRPQYPAELLEDVASLEPLQSAKGGFIDQFLSALRGSYGGILMVGVATSLLKMPLVNWYSISAGILLGVHALWEGRRARRQRRQAEAKVAVSRFIDDVVFQVGKESRTRLREVQRVLRDHFTDIATDALRAADEALRVAEEAGAQYGDRGTERLARLDSEMGKLRDLRQQADGIAAA
- a CDS encoding class I SAM-dependent methyltransferase; the protein is MTQAPEVWNSAYDNDTAPWIIGEPQPAIVELERSGRIRGRVLDPGTGAGEHTIALTALGYDVLGVDLAPSAVAYARRNAAAKGVPNARFEVVDMVALAESGDNPLGAFDTIVDSALFHVFVEAPEARAAYVRTLHELCEPGGHVHILALSDSEAGFGPRIGADMIRAAFAGPGWDVEELRPDHYYGRITEVVADSAADLTPDESGKVELAAWLARIRRAD
- a CDS encoding sulfate ABC transporter substrate-binding protein, with the protein product MRRTSRPAGRHRLLAALAVLPVLLAGCAGGSSDDVGGGGADGSGGTVDLYAYAIPKPGYDEVVPLFNETELGEGVEVRQSYGASGDQSRKIARGAPADVVSFSLEPDITRLVDAGLVDPDWNADATRGVPFGSVVSLVVRPGNPKGIHGWDDLLRPDVEVVTPNPFSSGSAKWNLLAPYAAASEGGRNPQAGVDYLNQMLTRVRVQPKSGREATEAFLQGTGDVLISYENEALFAERHGDPVEHIVPDTTFKIDNPVAVLEHAQHPEKAVAFRDFLYTPQAQRAWAEAGFRPVDPGVAAEYTEVFPQPPTLYTIADLGGWETVESELFAPESGTIAVAYENATE
- the cysW gene encoding sulfate ABC transporter permease subunit CysW, with product MKLSTPSRITLRVVALGYLLVLLVLPLGIILYRAFEHGIGAFIDQISTPAAISAFNLSMLILIIVVPVNVVLGVVIALALVRGSFPGRRLLQGIVDLPFAVSPVVVGVALIMLWGVGGWLGVVTDWGFRVIFALPGMVLATIFVTMPFVVREVEPVLHEIGDDQEQAAATLGASRWQTFWRITVPAIRWGLTYGVVLTVARALGEFGAVIMVSSGFPGVSQTLTLLVHERYINDHNDFGAYCAATLLMGLALITLLLMTLLERRRDVS